One window from the genome of Bradyrhizobium xenonodulans encodes:
- a CDS encoding aromatic ring-hydroxylating dioxygenase subunit alpha yields the protein MSFIQNTWYAAAWSREITRSLLSRKIANESIVFYRKEAGDIAALTDRCPHRFVPLHLGKLKGDIVECGYHGLCFDPSGACTLNPHGDGAIPRAAKVKSYKVVEKHDVAWVWLGDASKADESLIADFSVLTNPKFRTVSSYLHVQANYQLVSDNLLDLSHGQYLHPMFKNAEGPPKFEAEKEPQPDEVWAKFSRPNQLPNKYFQMLGFPKDQRGDHRNFMRWNAPSLLLLDVGMTGVNRPAEEGISIPTSHLLTPETETSTHYFWAMSRDFRQDEDDLSQELLRAGVALFDDEDKPVIEAQQRMINTQDLMSLKPVLLQTDGPAVRARRIVEAQLKAEQP from the coding sequence ATGTCATTCATCCAGAACACTTGGTATGCCGCAGCATGGTCGCGTGAAATTACACGCAGCTTGTTGTCACGAAAGATCGCCAACGAAAGCATCGTCTTCTACCGCAAGGAAGCTGGCGATATCGCCGCGCTTACTGATCGGTGCCCGCATCGCTTCGTCCCGCTGCACCTCGGAAAGCTCAAAGGCGACATCGTCGAATGCGGCTATCATGGGCTGTGCTTCGATCCGAGCGGCGCATGCACACTTAACCCGCATGGCGATGGCGCGATCCCGAGGGCGGCTAAGGTCAAGAGCTACAAGGTCGTGGAGAAACATGACGTAGCGTGGGTCTGGCTGGGGGATGCAAGCAAGGCGGACGAGTCCTTGATCGCGGACTTCAGCGTTTTGACCAACCCGAAGTTTCGCACGGTCAGCAGCTATCTCCACGTCCAGGCCAATTATCAGCTGGTTTCTGACAATTTGCTCGATTTGAGCCACGGTCAGTACCTTCACCCGATGTTCAAGAATGCGGAGGGGCCGCCCAAATTCGAGGCGGAAAAGGAACCGCAACCCGATGAAGTTTGGGCAAAATTCTCGCGCCCCAATCAGCTGCCGAACAAGTATTTTCAGATGCTGGGCTTTCCAAAGGATCAGCGAGGCGACCATCGTAACTTCATGCGGTGGAACGCCCCGTCGCTCCTCCTGCTCGACGTCGGCATGACGGGCGTCAACAGGCCGGCAGAAGAAGGGATTTCAATTCCCACGTCTCACCTGCTCACGCCGGAGACGGAAACGTCGACGCACTATTTCTGGGCTATGTCGCGCGATTTCCGCCAGGACGAAGATGATCTCAGCCAAGAATTGCTAAGGGCCGGCGTCGCTCTCTTCGACGACGAAGACAAGCCGGTTATCGAGGCTCAGCAGCGCATGATCAACACCCAGGACTTGATGTCGCTGAAGCCAGTTCTTCTCCAGACTGACGGCCCCGCGGTCAGAGCACGGCGGATCGTAGAGGCCCAGCTCAAAGCCGAGCAGCCGTAA